One genomic window of Erinaceus europaeus chromosome 19, mEriEur2.1, whole genome shotgun sequence includes the following:
- the LOC132534672 gene encoding tripartite motif-containing protein 60-like — MDLAAFQAKIQAEISCPVCLGYLTDPVTLDCGHNFCEACIQQHWEGLQDVSTCPLCLHTCPDRHLKRNNMLCQIIDIVRRLPPRKYKRKREEEMILCEKHNQELVLFCEEDLNLLCDQCSISEHQHHTLKPAGHAAAPERKKLQSSTDLLKKQVDDAKMGHQALLAKSVDVRTDLENWRRALQLEVEASAERKTLTISPTLSMQQKALERKLRENKSQLSEHLSTLRNLLHQATEQSSQSEQDFLKNFGGTHTNNEHLRPPAVSSQAAGKVSCSIPPNYFGLSKIFNTFQVDLNLDLETAYPTLIISSDRKSVAFGRIPPFCLAGPLTFTSHPAVLSCEGFDSDVFLHIGVFLDCELRQLSFFNLDSKSCLYRFTNLLPEKLMPYFSTICLSCPLTLSILTGDYCVS, encoded by the exons ATGGACTTAGCAGCTTTCCAGGCAAAAATCCAAGCAGAGATCAGCTGCCCTGTCTGTCTGGGATACCTGACAGACCCTGTCACCCTGGACTGTGGGCACAACTTTTGTGAAGCCTGCATTCAGCAGCACTGGGAAGGGCTCCAGGATGTCTCTACCTGTCCACTGTGCCTCCATACCTGCCCTGACAGGCATTTAAAGAGGAACAATATGCTATGTCAAATCATTGATATTGTCAGGCGCCTTCCCCCTAGGAAGtataagaggaaaagggaggaagagatgatCCTGTGTGAGAAACACAACCAAGAGCTGGTCCTGTTCTGTGAGGAGGACCTGAATCTGCTGTGTGACCAGTGTAGCATCTCTGAGCACCAGCATCACACCCTGAAGCCTGCTGGACATGCTGCTGCTCCTGAGAGGAAGAAGCTCCAAAGCTCCACAGACCTTCTGAAGAAACAGGTTGATGATGCAAAGATGGGGCACCAAGCACTACTTGCAAAATCCGTTGATGTGAGGACAGACCTGGAGAACTGGAGGAGAGCCTTACAGCTGGAAGTTGAAGCATcagcagaaaggaaaacactgacaatttctcccactctgtccaTGCAACAGAAGGCTTTGGAAAGAAAACTGAGggaaaacaaaagtcaactttCAGAGCATTTGTCCACACTGCGAAATCTGCTCCATCAAGCAACAGAGCAGAGTTCGCAGTCAGAGCAGGATTTTCTAAAAAACTTTGGGGGCACTCACACCAACAATGAACACCTGCGACCCCCagcagtctcttcacaggcagcagGGAAAGTGAGTTGCTCTATTCCTCCAAATTACTTTGGCCTGAGCAAAATATTCAATACATTTCAGGTGGATTTGAATCTAGATCTTGAAACTGCCTACCCAACtctcatcatctcctcagacagaaAGAGCGTGGCTTTTGGGAGAATTCCTCCCTTCTGCCTAGCAGGCCCCTTGACATTTACTTCTCACCCAGCTGTGCTCAGTTGTGAGGGCTTTGATTCAG ATGTTTTTCTGCACATTGGTGTTTTTCTGGACTGTGAGTTAAGACAGTTGTCGTTTTTCAATTTAGACAGCAAGTCATGTTTGTATAGATTCACAAATCTACTCCCAGAAAAGCTGATGCCATATTTCTCTACTATATGTTTGTCATGTCCGTTGACATTAAGTATCCTCACTGGTGACTACTGTGTGTCTTAG